The sequence TACTAGCGGGTGCGGACCACGTTGCTGGCTTGCATCACGCGGCCGCCACGACGGTAGGCGGCTTGGGGATCAACCATCGGCGCGGGAGGCATCGGGGCGGCTTCGGGAGCGGCAGCCGGGGCCGGAGCGGCCACCGGGGCAGCCGCACAACCATTGCCACAAGCGGCGGTGCAACCATTGCCATTGGCACAAGGATCAGCCGTGCAGCCCGTGCCACAAGGATCACAAGCGGCGGGAGCGGCACAACCAGGATCGCAAGCGGCGGGAGCGGCACAGCCGGGATCGCAAGCGGTCGTGCAGGTGTTGCAAGGATCGCAGCTCTTCTTGCAGCAGCTTTTCTTGCAGCCACCGCAACCAAACAGGTGGCCGAACAGCCCGCAAGAGTGCTTCTTGCAGCAGCTTTTCTTGCAGCTAGGAGTTTCACAAGCGTTGCAAGCGGCGGGAGCGGCACAACCCGGATCGCAAGCGGCGGCACAGCCGGGATCGCAAGCGGCAGGAGCGGCACAACCAGGATCGCAAGCGGTCGTGCAGCCGTTGCCGCAACCATTACCGCAGGTATTGCAGCAGGACTTGCACTTGTGGCAATCAAACAAACCCTTCAAACCGCCGAACAGGTCATGGCTATGGCAAACCTTGACGCCCAGGTGGGGGCAGCCGCATTTGACATGGCCGGGGCATTTCTTGCAGCAGCTGTTGCAGCTGTCGCAACCATTGTCACATCCCGTGCCACACGGAGCGGCACAGCCGGGGTCGGCCGCGGCACAACCGGGATCACAAGCGCCCGTGGCGCAGGGATCGGCGGCGGCACAGCCGGGGTCACAAGCGCCGTTGGCACAACCGTTGCCACACGGTGCCGCACAGCCAGGATCACTGGTGCAGGCGGTCTTTTCACAACATTGGGGCTGCACAGCCGTGCAACCGCAGTCATTTAGGTTCATCATGCGTTCCAGAAGCTCAAATCCATAGCTCTGGCTACACAGGCCCACGCTGACCACGAGCGCGCCAAAAAACTTTGTCCATTTCATCGAACAATGTCTCCTCAACTGGGGTTAAGCAAGCTCCACCGGTGAACTCGTAGCGCCCGTACCATGGTTGGGAACGCGCCAATCTGCCAGGTTTTGGGGCGGAGAGCCGCGGGCCGTGCACGTGGACACAGCGTGTCACAGCGCTTAGCCTTTGCCGCAATCCCTGCGATTGGTGAGATCTTCCAGGCGGGTGATGCCAACCCACGGTGTCTAGCGTCAGGCCCGTGCGAACCAATCCTTGGCTCGACTTAGCCATCCGGTTTCCTGACGCGCCCTAATCGTGCCTTCAGCACGCAATTTCCATCGGGACAGATGTCGGTATCGGCACTGTCAAAGAAAGCCCTTGAGCGGCCCGAAAGCATTTTCCGGAAATGCTTTAGGGCAACCATTGCACAAAGATTGCCGATTTGTAAAGCGCGCGAAAGTTTGCGGCCCCACCCCTCTAGAATGATCCGCAGGACCGCTAGGGTTTGCCAGGGTTCCTCCGGCTTGGGCAAAACTGGCAAACCCTGACGGCTATTCGGACTGTAGCATTTGGCCAAAAACTGCCCTCTGTGGGGGGGCTGCGCGGATCGAGCCAAAAGCGTCTTTAAAGGTTTTTGGGCCGAGCAGTCCAAATGCAACTGTGTGAAACCGCCAACAGTTAAAAACCAGCTATTTGCCAGTAAATTGGCGTATCCGCGACGGTTTTGAGAGGGGTAGCCGGGGTTATCGCTTTTGTCTTTTGGTCACGTCCCGGTCACTTCCCCCACCCCGGACCAGATCGATCTTGCTTCCCGTTAGTACGTGGGATAGGATTCCAGGTGGCCCATTTTTTACTAATTGACGCCCCCTTACCGCCCGGATCAGCCGGTTTTGCCTTTCCCGGGAACACTCTCCCGGGGTGATGCGTAGTACAGTTTAACACTGATATACGCCCATTTTGGTTCGTGGTGTCCGGGGTAGGTTGTCAAAATTCGGAACATTTTCCGCTCGACTTGTGGTCCGTGGCCAAGCCGTCTTCGGACCAAGCGGGTGAATTACTTTGAAGAGGGATTTTTGTATGAATCACGGGTTGTGGAATCGAGTCTCAAAAGTTTTGCCCTGGGCTGGCGGAGCCGCGTGTGTGCTGGCTTTGGGTTGGGGGCAATTTGGTCCGCAACCGGTGGCGGCCGACCCGACGGCCCCCGGGGCCAATGATAAGTACATTGCCCGGGTGGTGGCTAAGTTTCTCAATGACGAGCATCTGACCAAGCACGCCGTCGATGACGAGATGTCCCAGCGCTGTTTCCAAAATTTTCTCCGGACATTGGATCCGCTGAAGCAATATTTTTTGCAGTCCGACGTGGATGAGTTCGCCGCCAAAAAAACCGATCTGGACGACATGATCCGCAAAGGGGATGTCAGTTTTGGCTTTGCCGTGTTCCAGCGCTTTTTGCAGCGCGTGGATGAGCGCGTGGCCTACGCGCAGCAATTGTTGGACCAGGACCATGACTTTACCCTGGAAGAAGAGTTGGTGACCGATGGCAAGTTATTGGATTTTGCCAAGGACACAAAGGAATTGGACGATCGGTGGCGGCGGCGGGTCAAGTACGACCTCTTGGTGCAAAAATCCGACAAAGTGGAGTCAGCCGAAGCGAAAAACAAGCTCAAGCGGCGTTATGCCAGCTTTGGCAAGCGGATGCACCAGCTAAACAACGACGATCTGGTGGAGATGTTCCTTTCGGCCATGACGACCGGTTTTGATCCGCACACCAACTACATGTCGGCCAGCACGATCAAGTCCTTTACCATCGCCATGAGCCTTAAGTTAGAAGGGATCGGGGCCGCGCTCCAGTATGATGACGGCTATACCAAAATCACCAACATTATTCCCGGCGGTCCCGCCGACAAGGATGGCCGACTGAAGGCCGATGACCGCGTGATTTCAGTCGCGCAGGATGAAGGAACCGAGTTTGTCGATGTGGTGGACATGAACTTGAACGATGTGGTCAAGATGATCCGCGGCAAGGCCGGAACCACCGTCCAGTTAAAGGTCCTTCCCGGCGGAGTGGGCGAGCCAAAAATCATTAAGCTAACCCGTGACAGCATCGAGCTGAAGGATAGCGAGGCCCGCAGCGAAATCATTGAAGAGGGCAAAAAGCCCAATGGCCAGCCCTTTAAGATTGGTGTGATTAACCTTCCCAGCTTTTATATGGATATGGAAGCCGCCCGCGCCGGCAACGAGGACTACAAAAGCACGACCCGCGACGTAAAGAAATTGCTGGACGATTTTAACGCCAAGGGAGTCGATCTGGTCATTATGGACCTCCGCCAAAATGGGGGCGGTTCCTTGCCCGAGGCGATCAGCCTGACCGGTTTGTTCATCGACCAAGGCCCCGTGGTCCAGGTCAAGGACGCCGAGGGAAACATTCAACATTATGAGGATCAAGACCGTGGTAAGGCCTGGAATGGTCCCTTGGTCGTTTTGACTAGCAAATTCAGCGCTAGCGCCAGTGAAATTTTTGCCGGAGCCATCCAGGATTATGGCCGCGGATTGATCATTGGCGACAAAGCCACCCATGGCAAAGGGACCGTGCAAAGCCTGATGGACCTGGGCCGGCGGTTTTTTCCCACGGCCAATGCCCCGGAATTTGGCTCGCTAAAAATTACCATGCAGCAGTTTTACCGCCCCAACGGCGACAGCACGCAAAATCGCGGGGTCCTGGCCGATGTGGAAATTCCCTCGATCACCTCGCATTTAGACGTGGGCGAGTCGGATTTGGATTATGCGTTGGCCTTTGACCATGTCGAGCCGCTCCCATTCCGCAAGGAAAACCTGGTCGAACAAAGCATGATTGACGAATTGCGGGCTCTTTCCAAGGAACGGACCGAAAAGTCGGAGGATTTTCAAAAGGAGGCCAAAAAGATCGCCCGTTATGAATCGATTAAAAAGAGCAAGCGGGTCAATCTGAACGAGGCTAAATTTTTAGCCGAACGCGAGGAATTTAACAGTGAAAAGGAAGAAGAAAAGGAATTTGAAGAGCAAAACAAACCCAACAAGCCGGTCGTCAAGCGGGATTACTACTTTAACGAAGCCTTGTCAGTGGCGTTGGACTATTTGCGGCTGAGCGATAAATTGGCCAGTAAATAGCGGGCAGCGACCCCGGCCGCGAAATGGCGACCCTAAAATTGCGGCATTTTCCCTACCACCAAAAACCGCGAGAGACCTTTTCTTTCCGGGCTTTGCGTGGTAGTTTTTATTGGTAACGTCCCTGTTCCGTTTCCAGGTGAACCGCGTGGTTCGCCAAGCGGTCCAGGCGGACGGTTATTGGGCCACTTTTTTTCCACGGAAATTCCACCCCATCATGGCTAAGCCCCATAAAACCCTGAAAAAAGCCAATCACGGCGCACGTCCGGCCAATAGCAAAGCCCGCAAGGCCAAGCGTAAGCATATTAAGACCTAATACAATCCCGTGTAGGGGATTTGGCTATGTTGTCGGAGTGGGGGCGGGTACCGCGCCAAGCGTGAAGCGGCCGTCCCGGCGCGGGCGTTCTTTGTGAATTCGCGGGAGCCGGTGTTTGCCTACCAAGGATTTAATCGTCGATCCCAGTACCCTGAATTTGGATCACATCTTGTGTGATGTGACCGAAATTCGCCGGTACAATCTACAACGTTTCGAAATGGAACAGTTGACGGCGATCGTCTATCTCGACCGGGAGAAAAACATCGCCGTGGGTTATAAGGATATCACCCCAAATGAGTTTTGGGTGCGGGGGCATATGCCCCAATACGCGCTGATGCCCGGCGTGATCATGTGCGAGGCAGCCGCGCAGCTAGCCAGTTTTTATACCCAAAAGTACGATCTCTTGGGTGCGAAGGTTGTCGGGTTTGGCGGCCTGGACGAAGTCAGCTTTCGCGGGCCTGTGGTTCCCGGCGACCGACTGATCCTGGCGATCGAGCTATTGCGCTGTCGGCGCAACGCCATGCTCATCGCCCGCTTTCAGGGCTTTGTGCGGACCGCGCTGGTGTTGGAAGGAAAAATTAAAGGCATCCCCCTGCCCATTGAAAATCCCAATTTTGGTTAAGCGCCGCGGCCCGCCGTTGGCCTGTGGGGCCGCGGGTTCCCTCTCTGATGGCCCCCTGTTTTTGTAAAAACTCCGCCCCGGCGGGGAAATGAATGACAACCAGGGGTTTCCCATTATGTTTCCCGTCGCCGATGAAAACTTTGCCCGTCGCGCGCCTTTGGTCACCTGGCTGATCATCGGCCTGAATGTTTTGGTGTACCTTCTTTGCCTGCGTTTATCGGAGCAGCAGCTTTTTGAATTGCACGCCCACCGGGGCTTTGTGCCCGCGCGGATCGAGCAATTGACCACGCGAAAACCGCTGGAGATTCCCGCGGGGGAAGTCCAGGTGCGGTTTGGAGCGGGATTTGTCCAGCATCTGCAGCCCGTCTATCTGCTGCGGGCCGATTCCCGCGAAATTTACACCTCCCTTATTACTAGCCAGTTTTTACATGGCGGTTTGCTGCATCTGCTGGGCAATATGTTGTTTCTGTATATCTTTGGCAATAATGTCGAAGACCGCCTGGGCCATACCGGCTTTCTTATTTTCTATATCTGTGGCGGAATTGTCGCCAGTGGATTTCATTGGGCGATACACTCCGACAGCCTTTTACCAACGATCGGGGCCAGCGGCGCGGTCGCCGCCGTGTTGGGAGCCTATTTTGTCACGTGGCCCCATGCCCGCGTCCATATTTTAGTCCCCATTTTTATCTTTCCCCTGTTTTTTGAGTTGCCCGCCTGGCTGGTTTTGGGCTTTTGGCTGGCGGGGCAGATCCTGGAAGGGATCAAAGTTTTAAACATCGATCTGGGAGGGGGAGTCGCCTGGTGGGCGCATATTGGGGGATTTATCTTTGGAGCCGGGGTGCTGGCCCTGTTAAATTCCCGACAGGCGGCCCGATCACCGGAGAAGATTGCGCCTCGTTGGTAATCACCGCTTTTTTGTGCGGTCAGCTTAGGTAATCACCCAGGTTTGCAGATCCAGCATGGGGACGCGACTAGATTGGTCAATTTTGGCCGCCAGGGCCAGATCACTTTCCAGGCCTATCCCCCGAAGGTTGCGGCCTCCCTGGGTATTTGCCAAAGTTTTTAACAGATGTTGGCGTTCGGTGTGGTTCAGCGTTTCCCGCTCGCTATGGGACAGGTCCAACCAGGCCCGACCCCGTGCCGCATTTGCTGGCCCAATTACCCCTTGCCAGGCCTCCAGCGCCAGCCAAGCCTGGTCATTAAGTGAATGATCATCCAGGCTCGTGAACATTCGCTGGCAGATGGCCCCGGCGCACAATACGTCTTCCCGGGTAATCCTTCCCCGTGTTCCCGCGCACAGCAAATGGATAGGGCGTTTTCCCTTGATCGCGGCCAGGCGATCGGCCACCGCCGTCAAATTGACAAAGCTCCCCACCAAGACCTCACTGGCCAAGCGGCAGGCGGACATCGCCAGCGTGCCATTGGTCGTGGTAAAGACCACGGTTTTATCCCTTACGCGCGTGGGGATATACTCCGCCGGAGAGTTCCCCACGTCAAATCCAGCGATGGGAAGGCCTCCCCGTTCACCCCCTAAGAGCGCGGTCCCCGCGGGAAGGGTTGCGGCTGTTTTTTGGGCGTCGGCCACTTCGAGGCAGGGAATAACGCGGCTGGCGCCATTATCCAACGCGGCGGTGATCGTGGTGGAGGCCCGTAAAATATCCAAAACCACCACTGTCCCCGCGGCGAGTTCCTCCGCTGTGGTTAATTGAGGTAAAAAATGGACGCAGAGGGTGTTCAGCATGGCACTTCGCGCGAGTTGTCCCGCGCGGTTGGAGGCGGGGTGATATGTAGGTCCATTCGTCGTGCTAGTGGCAGAAGTATTCCTGGTTGGCTGGTTTTTGATCATGCGGAGCCAAGAATTTTTTATCCACACCGGGGCGCCAGCTATGCTTTTCGTCTTTGAATATTTACAATGGACAGTTTAATTGTGACGTAACCACAAGCCTTAAAAGGGTTTGCGTGCTCCGTCCGGCGGGAGTTAACTCCTCGGGCCGGTTAAATCCAGCGGATTATCACAGTTAATCGAGCGTGAACTGTTGACCGTGTTAATAACATTTTTCTTAACGCCTGTGGATTGGTCAATGGTGGAAATTTCAGGTGCAATGTGACGCAAGTCGATAAATCCAACGCCCGCGTGCAAAGAATGTTTGGCGAGATCGCGCCGCGCTATGATCTGATGAATCACGTGCTGAGCGGTGGAATTGATATTTACTGGCGCTGGTTAACCGCTCGGCGGTTGAAGTATGATTTGAAGGATGTGCCGATTTTGGACCTCTGTACCGGCACGGGGGATTTGGCGTTGACCCTGGCTAAACGGACGACCGCTCCGGTCATCGGCGCGGACTTTTGTCCTGAAATGTTGGATATCGCTCGCAAAAAAGCGGTTCAAGCCAAATTGCACGCTAGGGTTGCTTTTGTCGAGGCCGACGCCCAGCAGCTTCCGTTTGAGACGGACCACTTTCAATTGGTAACGGTCGCCTTTGGCCTGCGCAATGTATCCGACACCGACCAGGGTTTGCGCGAGATGACACGGGTCTGCCGTCCCGGCGGCCAAGTCGCGGTATTGGAATTCAGCACGCCCCGTTGGCAGCCGTTTAAGGCTTGCTACCAATGGTATTTTAAGAATGTCCTGCCCCGCGTGGGCCAGGCCCTTGCCCGAAATTCATCCGCCGCTTATGAGTATCTGCCCGCTAGCGTGGGGGAATTTCCCGCGTACCAGGCCCTTGTCAAGCGAATGGAAGCCGCGGGTCTGGCGAACGTCAAATTTTATCCCCTCACCCTGGGTGTGGCGACGCTCTACGTGGGAGAAAAGGGGCCAATTGTGAATGATGAATGAAAAATACGGCAGTACTTACGCTTGAAACCAAACACCATGCTCTAAACTCCACTACTCCAGACTCCAGACTCCAGACTCCAGACTCTAAACTCCAGCATGCCCCCGATTGTTCTTGCCCTCACCGGAGCTAGTGGCGCGCCGTACGGTTTGCGTTTACTGCAAGTATTATTGCAGGCCGGGCAAGAAGTTTACTTAACGATTAGCCCCAGCTTTGGCGAAGTGTTGCGTCAAGAATTGGGAATAGAGATAGATTTAAAGCGTTTTACTCCCCAACCGTTGTTAGCTGATTTACAACTGTGGCAAACGCATTTGGCGCAGCAGGGGGGGTGGAAATCCGCATTACCCGGCACTGGAGCTCCTCGTCTGGGTGAGTCGCTCCCCCCATTGCCTATCGATACAAGTCGGTTGCGTTATAGTCATTTTCAGGACTTGCTTAGTCCCATTGCCAGTGGCTCGGCATTGACGGCGGGAATGGTGGTTTGTCCTTGTTCGGGGAGCACATTAGGGGCTATCGCCCATTCCCAGGGGAGTAACCTGATTCATCGCGCGGCGGAAGTGCACCTAAAGGAACGGCGAAAGCTGATTTTGGTGCCTCGGGAAACGCCGCTCTCACTGCCGCAAATTGAAAATTGGCGGACCGCGACCTTGGCGGGGGCCGTGGTTCTGCCCGCCAGCCCCGGCTTTTACCATGAACCCACCGGCCTACTGGATTTGGTAGATTTTGTCGTGGCGCGCATTTGTGATCAGTTGGGTGTAGCGCACAAACTCATGCGTCGTTGGGGATCGGGGCAGGCAACGGAATAAATTATGTAAAAATCATTGCTGCTAGCAGCTATCTTATGGGGCCAATTGCCATCCGCCACGCTAGCTGAAGAATTGCAGGAAGACTGTTTTCCCTTCTATTAACCTATAAAATTGGCTCAAATTCGCGTTGACGTCGCGGGCGGAAACGCCGATAATCCCCGCCACTTTTTTGACTGGCGGGCCGTATGACGGCTTGCGATTTTTTGCCCCCCTGGTGCTGGATTGCCGCGTCAGCGAGTGGTATTCCCACGACTTATCGCGCAGCTATTGGTGATTCTGTCCCTGTTGGGGGCAATCTCCGCCAGTCGCAATGTTTCGCTGCGCGCTGCTCCGGCATATTCGCGCTCCACGACACAAGAATCCCCCGCTGCGCCGCGGGCTGGTTCGGTGACGCGGCCGTCCACCGCAGGTAAAGGAGTGGCAAATTCCGGCTTGCGTTGGCGGTCGACAGCAACCCCGCCGGTTATGTCAGAACCTTATGACGCGATGACGGAAGAGGCTGAAAACACGGAATTTACCCCCCGGACGGCTGCTGTCTTGGCCCAAACCGGCGAGACTACCGCAAACACTCCACTAGCGGAATTGCCCCCTCCTAACCCAAAATCAAACCCAGAAATTCCACGGGAAAAACCGCTTGTACGGGATTCGGGCGCTGCACCCCTACCACCCCCGCCAGTCCCGCAGTCGCCGTTTAATGGTTCCCTTCCCGGGGATAGCCCAGGAATGGAGCAACCCTGGGAAATGAGCGAGCCCCGTCCCCTGCCGGGGATTTCCGCGGAAGAGGCGAACGAGTTTCTTCCCGGGCCGCCGGACGGGAAGTCCCCTTGGGCCGAAGCTCCTCCGGTTGCCGACGACCTCAACTGGCTTCCACGTGTTTTTCGGCAACGGGCCCAAGAACGTTACACGGGGCACGGAGAGCCCCTGGTCGCGGGATCGTGGCTAAATCGGCCGTATTACGTGGGTGGGTTTATCGGCGGGATCTCGGGAGAGACACTCATTGCCGACGAGGTGAATCTGGGGACTGGCTTTTTGGGCGGGTTTCGCCTGGGCTGGGATTATGACCATTATTGGGGCTTGGAAACGCGATTGGCCTTTAGCGAGCAGGGCATCGATTTTTTGGGGAGTCCCGGCAGCGATAATTTTACTAGTCAACTGTTGTTATGGGATGGCAGCCTGGTGTATTACCCTTGGGGGGACGCGCGGTGGCGGCCGTATGTGGGCTTGGGGATTGGCATCGCTGACTTTGACTATACCGATGTCAGCGGCTTGCGCCGTAGCGAGGGAGTATTATCCACGCCAATCGGCGCGGGTCTAAAATACCGCCATAATCAATACTGGACGTGGCGTCTTGATGTCACGGATAACATTATTTGGGGGGGGCAGGCCGGTTATGAAACGCAAAACCAACTCTCCTTGACCGCCGGGGTCGAATTGCGCTTTGGCGGCACGCGCAAAAGCTATTGGCCGTGGAACCCCAGCCGACGCTGGCGGTAGCCGCAAAAATTGCTACCGTCGCGCGCGGCGGTACCTGTAAAATGGTCTTGATGTTATGGAAGTAACATTTTTGACCCTCTTCCGCTAAATCGGAAATGGTTGCTTTATCCCCGAATTCCTGGGATATTAGTCGCTTTGCTGGCCGTTTCTTATCACGGCCATTTTTAGCATCACGTTTTTCATATTCTTGAACTCTTTAACTTCTTGTACTTTTTTAAAACAGGGGTCGTCATGATGCCCATGCTTACACGGTTGGCGTTCTGTACGTTGGGAGTGTTGCCCTGGATCATGGGCTGCGGGGGGCAATCCACGTCTCCTGCCGCGGCGCAAGCGACGATGAATGCCGGTAACGCACCCGCTGCCGCCGCTGGAAACGCAGCGACTCCTACCCCGGTACAGCCTCCCGGGCCGCCAAAACCGGCCCTCGCGCCAGGCAAGATCGTGCCCGCCCTGGAATTGGCGAAGGTCTTGGACATGCGCAAGTTAAAATTTCACAAGGAAGCCACGGTCGGGCGACGACAAACGGGTTTAATTTACGCCCTCGTCCCGGGAGAACAAAAACCGATCAAGGAATACCTGACCCAGCAACTGGCGGAGCAAGGCTGGGTGCCTGGAACCGGTCCCAATGACAATCAAGTCTATGAAACCAGTTCCAATACGAATTTTGTAAAAGCAGGGGGATACTCCCTTAGTTGTTCAATTTCCGAGGGGGGTGAACCGGGCAAAACAGGCGTGATGTTGGTCTATTACGGCAATTATGACGTGCGCAACCTGCCCCATCCCGCGGACTGGACAGAGCTGTATGGCAGTCAACACCAGGTCATGTGGGTCACTCCCCTCAATGTCGCCGATTCCCACGCGGCGATGATGAAAAGCCTTGCCGCTGCTGGTTGGCAGAAATATGTCCGGCCTAACACCTCTGGAAATAACGATGCCGAGCGGCCCACCGTGACTCTGCGGAATCAAGGTTACACATTGACCTGTTCCACCAGCGCCGCCCCGGCTCAACAGGGAAAAATCGTCGTGCAAATTACCCTACAAACCCTTGGGAACGAACTGCCCGCGCCAGCCGAGGCGACCGATGTGGAATACGATGATTCCGACTGGAAACTCTTTTGCAAGATTCCCGGCACCATCGCCAAAGTCAGCGAATACTACGATCAGGCGATGATCGCCGCGGGCCACAAGCTGTTCACTCACGACGAAGAGCAAGAGGGGAAGCGAATTTTACGGTACAAGACCCCCCGCGAAGACATCATTATGATCACGCTCGAGCAGCAGCCAGAAGGCATCGTGTCAGTCGATGCCCAGGGGTTCCCGATTGAGATCTTGCGCGAGTCAAAGGAAGAAGCGAAAAATAGCGCTGGTCCCGCGGAAGCCGAAGAGCAGCCACCAAAGCCAATATTAGTAAGCCAAATTCCGCTCCCCAAGAAAATGGTGAACTTTCAATACTTAGCGGCGGAGAAACAGGTGTTGTTGAAATCCCAGGTTGATCTGGAAAAGACTGTCGCTGCCATTCGTGAAAGCATGGGCGAATCAGACTGGAAAGAATCAGCCGCTGCCCAGGTCAATACTCCCCAAAAGGTGCAAATGCAGTACACATTGGGAGAGTCCCGCGTGACGATTACGGTGACCAAGCCAACTCGCAAAGGATTTTTAACCGCAATTGAGGTGCAGACCGAGGGAATCGATTGGAGCGAATGGGAAAAATAGTGTGCGATGCGAATTGGGGCTAGGTTAATACCCTCACTCACAACCTGCAATTCGTAATTTGCGTCTCCAAAATTGCCGACGCGCCCAGTTGTTCCAGTTGTTCCATGATAGGGATGACTTCTTGCCGCCGGACCATCACCTTGACCGCGCACCAAGCCGCGTCCTCGAGCGCGCTTACCGTGGGGGAGTTGAAACCCGGCGTGATCTTTTCCGCTTGGGCCAGCTTGGCCCGAGGCACGTTGTATTCCAACAGGGAGTATGCCCGCGCGATGACGACCCCTTCGAGCCGCCGCACCACGCGGTCGGCCAATTCCGCGTGCCGCGCGGCGCGGTTCTGGATCAGAATTGTCTCGTAGCTGCCAATTTCGTCCAAGATCCGCAGTTGATTGGCCGCCAGCGTGCTGCCGGTTTCGACCAGATCAACAATTCCGTCCGCCACGCCCAAGGCGATCATGATTTCGACAGACCCGGACAGA comes from Pirellulales bacterium and encodes:
- a CDS encoding rhomboid family intramembrane serine protease, producing the protein MFPVADENFARRAPLVTWLIIGLNVLVYLLCLRLSEQQLFELHAHRGFVPARIEQLTTRKPLEIPAGEVQVRFGAGFVQHLQPVYLLRADSREIYTSLITSQFLHGGLLHLLGNMLFLYIFGNNVEDRLGHTGFLIFYICGGIVASGFHWAIHSDSLLPTIGASGAVAAVLGAYFVTWPHARVHILVPIFIFPLFFELPAWLVLGFWLAGQILEGIKVLNIDLGGGVAWWAHIGGFIFGAGVLALLNSRQAARSPEKIAPRW
- a CDS encoding 2-phosphosulfolactate phosphatase, translated to MLNTLCVHFLPQLTTAEELAAGTVVVLDILRASTTITAALDNGASRVIPCLEVADAQKTAATLPAGTALLGGERGGLPIAGFDVGNSPAEYIPTRVRDKTVVFTTTNGTLAMSACRLASEVLVGSFVNLTAVADRLAAIKGKRPIHLLCAGTRGRITREDVLCAGAICQRMFTSLDDHSLNDQAWLALEAWQGVIGPANAARGRAWLDLSHSERETLNHTERQHLLKTLANTQGGRNLRGIGLESDLALAAKIDQSSRVPMLDLQTWVIT
- the hisG gene encoding ATP phosphoribosyltransferase; this encodes MTHNLRIGVPSKGRLAELAEELLKQAGLSFRRSERTLFARVKELPVDVTFLRTDDIPVLCAEGAIDLGITGGDLILESAADVVHRLPLGVGTCRLAVCVPESSPVKSAAELNGLRIATSFPHVTRQYLAKHGASAHLVNLSGSVEIMIALGVADGIVDLVETGSTLAANQLRILDEIGSYETILIQNRAARHAELADRVVRRLEGVVIARAYSLLEYNVPRAKLAQAEKITPGFNSPTVSALEDAAWCAVKVMVRRQEVIPIMEQLEQLGASAILETQITNCRL
- a CDS encoding outer membrane beta-barrel protein, which translates into the protein MPRQRVVFPRLIAQLLVILSLLGAISASRNVSLRAAPAYSRSTTQESPAAPRAGSVTRPSTAGKGVANSGLRWRSTATPPVMSEPYDAMTEEAENTEFTPRTAAVLAQTGETTANTPLAELPPPNPKSNPEIPREKPLVRDSGAAPLPPPPVPQSPFNGSLPGDSPGMEQPWEMSEPRPLPGISAEEANEFLPGPPDGKSPWAEAPPVADDLNWLPRVFRQRAQERYTGHGEPLVAGSWLNRPYYVGGFIGGISGETLIADEVNLGTGFLGGFRLGWDYDHYWGLETRLAFSEQGIDFLGSPGSDNFTSQLLLWDGSLVYYPWGDARWRPYVGLGIGIADFDYTDVSGLRRSEGVLSTPIGAGLKYRHNQYWTWRLDVTDNIIWGGQAGYETQNQLSLTAGVELRFGGTRKSYWPWNPSRRWR
- a CDS encoding flavin prenyltransferase UbiX, producing MPPIVLALTGASGAPYGLRLLQVLLQAGQEVYLTISPSFGEVLRQELGIEIDLKRFTPQPLLADLQLWQTHLAQQGGWKSALPGTGAPRLGESLPPLPIDTSRLRYSHFQDLLSPIASGSALTAGMVVCPCSGSTLGAIAHSQGSNLIHRAAEVHLKERRKLILVPRETPLSLPQIENWRTATLAGAVVLPASPGFYHEPTGLLDLVDFVVARICDQLGVAHKLMRRWGSGQATE
- the ubiE gene encoding bifunctional demethylmenaquinone methyltransferase/2-methoxy-6-polyprenyl-1,4-benzoquinol methylase UbiE; the encoded protein is MTQVDKSNARVQRMFGEIAPRYDLMNHVLSGGIDIYWRWLTARRLKYDLKDVPILDLCTGTGDLALTLAKRTTAPVIGADFCPEMLDIARKKAVQAKLHARVAFVEADAQQLPFETDHFQLVTVAFGLRNVSDTDQGLREMTRVCRPGGQVAVLEFSTPRWQPFKACYQWYFKNVLPRVGQALARNSSAAYEYLPASVGEFPAYQALVKRMEAAGLANVKFYPLTLGVATLYVGEKGPIVNDE
- a CDS encoding carboxy terminal-processing peptidase; this translates as MNHGLWNRVSKVLPWAGGAACVLALGWGQFGPQPVAADPTAPGANDKYIARVVAKFLNDEHLTKHAVDDEMSQRCFQNFLRTLDPLKQYFLQSDVDEFAAKKTDLDDMIRKGDVSFGFAVFQRFLQRVDERVAYAQQLLDQDHDFTLEEELVTDGKLLDFAKDTKELDDRWRRRVKYDLLVQKSDKVESAEAKNKLKRRYASFGKRMHQLNNDDLVEMFLSAMTTGFDPHTNYMSASTIKSFTIAMSLKLEGIGAALQYDDGYTKITNIIPGGPADKDGRLKADDRVISVAQDEGTEFVDVVDMNLNDVVKMIRGKAGTTVQLKVLPGGVGEPKIIKLTRDSIELKDSEARSEIIEEGKKPNGQPFKIGVINLPSFYMDMEAARAGNEDYKSTTRDVKKLLDDFNAKGVDLVIMDLRQNGGGSLPEAISLTGLFIDQGPVVQVKDAEGNIQHYEDQDRGKAWNGPLVVLTSKFSASASEIFAGAIQDYGRGLIIGDKATHGKGTVQSLMDLGRRFFPTANAPEFGSLKITMQQFYRPNGDSTQNRGVLADVEIPSITSHLDVGESDLDYALAFDHVEPLPFRKENLVEQSMIDELRALSKERTEKSEDFQKEAKKIARYESIKKSKRVNLNEAKFLAEREEFNSEKEEEKEFEEQNKPNKPVVKRDYYFNEALSVALDYLRLSDKLASK
- a CDS encoding 3-hydroxyacyl-ACP dehydratase FabZ family protein, with amino-acid sequence MPTKDLIVDPSTLNLDHILCDVTEIRRYNLQRFEMEQLTAIVYLDREKNIAVGYKDITPNEFWVRGHMPQYALMPGVIMCEAAAQLASFYTQKYDLLGAKVVGFGGLDEVSFRGPVVPGDRLILAIELLRCRRNAMLIARFQGFVRTALVLEGKIKGIPLPIENPNFG